A window of Dehalococcoidia bacterium genomic DNA:
CCCGCGGTTCGTCCTCGATGAGTTGCGGCACATCGCCGATTCTCCAGACGCTCTGCGGCGCAACCGCGGCCGGCGCGGACTCGATATCCTGAACCGTTTGCAGAAGGAGTCGCCGGTGCCGATTGAGATAACCGACGAGGACTTCGAGGACGTGCAGGACGTGGACAGCAAGCTGGTCCGCCTCGCTTCCATTTACGGCTGCCCCATCCTCACCAACGACTTCAACCTCAACCGGGTGGCCGAGCTCCAGGGTATCCGCATACTCAACATCAACCAGCTCGCCAACGCCGTGAAGTCGGTTGTCCTGCCGGGCGAGGAGATGACAACGCGCATCATCCAGGAAGGCAAGGAGAGCGGGCAGGGCGTCGGCTTCCTCGACGACGGGACGATGGTAGTGGTGGAAGGCGGGCGGCGCTACCTGAATGAAGAGATCGACATCATCGTTACGCGCGTGCTACAAACAGTGGCAGGGCGGATGATCTTTGCCCAGCCAAAAGGTAACGGATAGCGGTGGTTACCTCCAACGAAGAAGCAGAGATGAAGACCGGAATGGTCGGCGTCGGGGCAATCGTGCTGGCGGCCGGACGCAGCCGGCGCATGGGCGGAGGCGACAAGCTGTGGGCATCGCTGGCGGGACGGCCGCTGATAGCCCACACTCTCTCCGTTTTCCAGCACTGCCCGTCCGTCAACCGCGTCGTCCTCGTGCTGGCGTCGGGCCGCGAGAAGCTGGGGCACTCGCTGGTGAAAGGCGGCCGTTACACCAAGGTAGCGTCCATATGCACCGGTGGCGAGGAGCGGCAGGACTCCGTCCGGGCCGGTCTCGCCGCCCTGGAGCGGTGCGAGTGGGTCGTGGTGCACGATGGGGCGCGGCCGCTCGTGACCAGACGCCTCATCGAACAGGGGCTGGCGGCGGCGCGCGAGACTGGCGCGGCCACCTGCGCCGTACCCCTGAACGACGCCGTCAAGCTCGTCAACGACATGGGCCAGGTAGAGAAGAGTCTCAGCCGGCGGCGTCTGTGGCTTATCCAGACGCCGCAGGTCTTCCGCTACGAGGTGCTGCTGCGCGCCCACCGCGAGGCCGGCAAGCTGCGCGCCGACGATGACGCGACGCTTGTGGAGCAGATCGGCGTGCCCGTCAAGGTGTACATGGGGTCATACCAGAACTTGAAAGTAACGACGCAGGAGGACCTGCTGCTCACTCAGGTCTTGCTGCGATGGCATCGGGCGTAGGGAGATGCGCGCCGGCATAGGTTACGACGTGCATCCCTTCGCAAAGGGGCGCCGCCTAGTGCTGGGCGGAGTCGAAATCGGGGGCGAGGACGGTCTGAGCGGCCACAGCGACGGCGATGCCCTGTTGCACGCTATTTGCGATGCCCTGCTCGGCGCCGCCGCCCTCGGCGACATCGGCCGGCACTTCCCTCCCGGCGACCCCGCGTACGCGGGCGCCGACAGCAGGGAGCTGCTGCGGAGGGTGGGAGAGCTGGTCGCCGGCGCGGGATACCGTATCGAGAACGTCGATGCCACGGTCATCGCCGAGCGGCCGCGCCTGCAGGAGCACATGCCGGAGATGCGACGCGCCATCGCGGGCGCTCTCGCCGTTGACGAGACACAGGTGAACGTGAAAGCGACGACGCAGGAAGGAATGGGAGCGATCGGCCGCGGCGAAGGCGTCGCGGCGCTGGCGATCGCCCTCATCGAACGACGATGAATCGGTTTCCTTTCGAGGGCAATGCCCGCAATCTCCTTCGGAGCGGGAGCGGCCACGGCTGCGGCTGTCTTCAGGGGTGCCCCGCGGGGCGCCCCAAAACGGCAGCGCGCACAGGCTTCCCACTGAAAGGAGCAACGTAAGGTGTCGGTCATCAAGAGCATAATGAGGGACATTCGGGCGGCCCGCGAAAGGGACCCGGCGGCGGTGAGCAACCTGGAGGTGGTGCTGGCCTACCCCGGCTTCCATGCCCGGCAGCTTCACCGTCTGGCCCACACCCTGTACAATCGTCGCATCCCGCTGCTGCCGCGTCTTATCTCGCACTTGAGCCGCTTCCTCACCGGCATTGAAATTCATCCCGGCGCCAAGATCGGCGAGGGACTGTTCATCGACCACGGCATGGGAATCGTCATCGGCGAGACGGCGGAGATCGGCGACAACTGCCACCTGTACCAGGGCGTGACCCTTGGCGGCACGAGCACGAGGCGAGAGAAGCGCCATCCCACCCTCGGAAACAACACGGTCGTCGGAGCTGGGGCGGAGATCATCGGCGCCGTGGTCATCGGCGAGAACGCGCGGATAGGCGCGGGCTCCGTCGTCGTCACGAACGTGCCGCCGAACGCGACGGTGGTGGGCGTGCCCGGACACGTCGTCGCCTACCATGATCCCGGCGACGATACGATTGTGCGTCTCCCCGATCCGGAGTGGGACCGCATCGATGAGCTTGAGAAGAAGATTCAGCAATTCGAGGCGCGACTGGCCGCCCTCGAAGCAGCCACCGAGCGGCGAACGACAGAGGAAGCATGAGACTCTACAACACGCTGACGCGAAAACAGAACGATTTCCAGCCCGCCGACGACACGGTGAAGATGTACGTTTGTGGCCCCAACCTCTACGCCCCCTGTCACGTCGGGCACGCGATGAGCTACGTCATCTTCGACGTGCTCCGCCGCTACCTGGAATACCGGGGCTATAAGGTCCGTCACGTTCAGAACTTTACCGACATCGAAGACAAGATAATCGCCCGCGCTGAGTCGCTCGGCGTGACCATCGATCAGCTCGCCGAGCGCTACACGGAGCAGTTCTTCGACGACATGGACGCACTCAACGTCCAGAGGGCGCACGTCTACCCGCGGGCGACGGAAGAGATCCCGGGGATGATCGAGATGATACAGGGGCTCATCGCTAGGGGATACGCGTACGAGATCGACGGCGACGTCTACTTTCGCGTGACGCGCGATGAGGACTACGGCGAGCTTTCCGGCAGGTCGCTGGAAGACTTGCAGGCGGGCGCCCGCATCGAGGTGGACGAGCGCAAGGAGCACCCGATGGACTTCGCGCTCTGGAAGGCATCGAAGGCGGGAGAGCCGGCTTGGGACAGCCCCTGGGGGCCAGGACGCCCCGGCTGGCACATCGAGTGCTCGGTGATGTCGCGCAAGTACCTGGGGGAGACGCTGGACATACACGGCGGCGGGCAAGACCTGATCTTCCCTCATCACGAGAACGAGAAGGCGCAATCGGAGAGCTACGCGGGGAAGAAGCCCTTCGTGCGCTTCTGGGTGCACAACGGCCTCGTGCGTCTCAGCGAGAGCGAGGAGAAGATGACGCGCTCTCTGGGCAACCTCGTGCCCATCGCCGACGCCGTTGCCGAGCACGGCAGCGACACACTGCGTCTGTTTATCCTCACCTCACACTACCGTAATCCTCTCACGTACGCGGACGAGGCGCTGAATGCGGCGCGCAAAGGGGTAGAGCGGCTGCGCATCGCCGCACGGACGCCGTCGCCGGATGGCGCGGGAGACGACATTGACGCAGCGCCTTACCGGCAGCGCTTCATCGAGGCGATGGACGACGACCTCAACACCGCTCAGGCGCTGGCCGCTCTGTTCGCCCTGGCGCGTGAGATAAACCGCGCCCGCGACGAAGGGCGGCCGGTCGCGCAGGCGCAGGCGACGCTTCTCGAGCTGGCGGGAGTGCTGGGGCTGCGACTCGAGGAAGAAGAGGGCGCGATTGCGGCGGCCCCGTTCATCGAGCTGCTCATCGAAGTGCGCAACGACCTGCGGGAAGCGCAACAGTGGGCGCTGGCGGACAAGATCCGCAGCCGCCTGAGTGACCTGGGGATCGCGCTCGAGGACACGCGCGAGGGGACGGTCTGGCGGCGCAAGAAGTGATGGGCCCGCGCAGCACCGTAGACGCGCTTTGCATTGACTTTGCATCTTGCAGAGTCTATACTAATGCATGATATGAGCCCCGTTGATCGGGGGCCTAATTTTGTTACGCCTGAGTAGGCCGCCCGAGTGGCGCAATGGTAGCGCAACCGACTTGTAATCGGTAGGTTGGCGGGTTCGAATCCCCCCTCGGGCTCCAAGCTCTGCCTTACCCGGAGGGGTGGGTGAGTGGCTAAAACCGGCGGTCTGTAAAACCGCAGCCTAACGGCTACGCAGGTTCGAATCCTGCCCCCTCCACCAACTCTGAGCTTGAGGGAGCCCAAGGAGGCGAGACGCAAGCAGCGGAGAAACGGCTCCGGGCTTGACGCAAGCGCCTCCAGGACACACCCTATGACGAGAACAGCAGGCGTGATGGCCCGAAAGGGCGCGCGCTGTCATAATTGGAGAGCGGCGCGGGACAGCTGCCGCCGCTGCTATTCAGTTAAGGCGCCCACATAGCTCAGCAGGTAGAGCACGTTCTTGGTAAGAACGGGGTCCCCGGTTCGAGTCCGGGTGTGGGCTCCAAGCTTAGGAGGGATAAAAGCAACATGGCCAAGAAGAAGTTCGAGCGCACCAAGCCCCACGTAAATGTCGGCACCATCGGTCACGTCGACCATGGGAAAACGACTCTCCTTTCAGCCATCACGAAGGCTTTATCGCTGAAGGGGCTGGCGGAGTACCGTGACTTCTGGAGCATCGACAATGCCCCCGAAGAACGCGCCCGTGGCATCACTATCCAGGTGCAGCATGTGGAGTACGAGACGGAGAAACGCCACTACGCCCACATCGACTGCCCCGGCCATGCTGACTATATCAAGAACATGATCACCGGCGCTGCCCAGATGGACGGCGCGATCCTCGTCGTCGCCGCCCCCGAGGGGCCGATGCCGCAGACGCGCGAGCACGTCCTGCTGGCCCGCCAGGTGGAGGTGCCGGCGATGGTCGTCTACCTCAATAAGATCGACCAGATGGACGACCCCGAGCTCCTCGACCTCGTCGAGCTGGAGCTACGCGAGCTCCTGACAAGCTACGGCTACCCCGGAGACGACCTGCCGATCATTCGCGGCTCCGCTCTCCAGGCGATGGAGTCGGAGAGCAAGGACCCGAACGCACCGGAGTTCCAGAGCATATTCCAGTTGCTCGACGCCATAGATGAGCACATCCCGCAGCCGGAGAGGCCCCGCGATCAGCCGTTCCTCATGCCCGTCGAGGACGTCTTCGGCATCAAGGGGCGCGGCACCGTCGTTACGGGCCGGATCGAGCGCGGCGTGGTCAAGGTCGGCGAGGAGGTCGAAATCGTCGGCCTGGGGGAGACGCGCAAGACGGTAGTCACGGGCGTGGAGATGTTCCGCAAGACGCTGGACTTCGGGGAGCCGGGCGACAACGTCGGCCTGCTTCTGCGTGGCATCGAGCGCGATGAGGTGGCCAGGGGCCAGGTAATCGCCGCGCCGGGCAGCATAAAGCCGCACTCCCACTTCGAGGGCCGCGTGTACGTGCTGTCGAAGGAAGAGGGCGGACGGCACACCCCCTTCTTCGCCGGCTACCGGCCGCAGTTCTACATCCGCACCACCGACGTTACCGGCTCCGTAGAGCTGCCGGAGGGTGTCGAGATGGTCATGCCCGGCGACAACGTGAACATGAAGGTCAAGCTCATCGAGGAGGTAGCGCTGGAGGAAGGCGTGCGCTTCGCGATCCGCGAGGGCGGCCGCACTGTGGGCGCAGGCGTCCTGACGAAGGTCCTCGAATAGAGGCGCTGTGGCCTGACCCGGCCGGGAAGGGCAAGGAATGGCAAAGAAGGAAGAGAGAATAATCATCAACCTCGCGTGCACCGAGTGCCGCGAGAGGAACTATACGACTACCAAGAACCGCAGGAACGACCCTGACCGGATCGAGCTGCGCAAGTACTGTCCGCGCTGCCGCGTACATCGCCTGCACCGCGAGGTACGCTGAACGGCGTCCGTTCCTCGGTGAAAGGACCCTGACATGAGCCGCGCCTTGAGACGGCACCCGATGACGACGAAATCGTCGAAGCGGCCGGCCCCGTTGAAAGCGCCGAAGCCGGTCCGTGGGGGGCCGCCGGCAGCGAAGAAAAAGGGCTGGCGCCGCTTCGTGCCGCGATGGGTCGAGGAGATCATCAGCGAGCTGCGCAAGGTGACGTGGCCAACGCGGCAGGAGACCGTCAATCTCACGATTGTTGTCGTCGTAGTGGCCGTGGCGATCGGCTTCTTCCTCGGTGGCATCGACATGCTATTTAACTGGGTCATTTCCAACACACTATTACGTTAGGGGTTGGGGGAAGGTGGCAAAGAAGAAGAAGAGCACTCCCGTCGTCGAGGAGCAGGCCGAGGAGAAACAAGAGGAAGCCCCTCTGTCGGAGGAGCTGGCCGACGTTTCCATCGAAGACAGGGCCTGGTACGTCATTCACACCTACTCCGGCTACGAGAACAAGGTAAAGACCAACCTCGAACACCGCATCGAGTCGATGGACGCGCGCGACCTCATCTTCCACGTTGTGGTGCCGACGGAGGAAGAGATCGAGATCCGCGACGGACAGCGGCGGACGGTGGAGAAGAAGGTGTTTCCGGGCTACGTGCTGGTGCAGATGATCGAGCTGCGGGAGGACGACCCGAAGTCCAGCCGCGCCTGGTTCGTCGTGCGCAACACGCCGGGAGTGACCGGATTTGTCGGGTCGGGCAGCCGGCCGACGCCTCTTGACGTCGACGAGGTGAAGAAGATCCTGCGCCAGATGCGGGCTGAGGAGCCGCGCGTGAAGGTCGGCTTCACTGTCGGCCAGAGTGTGCGCATCATCGATGGGCCGTTCCAGGACTTCGCGGGCCAGGTGGACGAGATCAACCTGGAGAAGGGCAGGGTGAGAGTCCTCGTCTCGTTCTTCGGGCGGGAGACGCCGGTCGAACTCGACTTCCTGCAGGTGGAAAGGCTCTAGCGTGGCGAAGAAGATAAGGGCGGTCATCAAGCTCCAGATCGAGGCGGGAAAGGCCAACCCGGCGCCCCCTGTCGGGCCGGCGCTGGGGCAGCACGGCGTCAACATCATGGCGTTCTGCAAAGACTACAACGAGAAGACGTCCTCCCAGGCGGGCACCATCGTTCCTGTCGAGATAACGGTGTTCGAGGACCGCTCCTTTACTTACGTCCTGAAGACGCCGCCCGTCTCCGACCTGCTGAAGCGGGCCCTGGGCATAGAAAAGGGCAGCGCTTCCCAGAAGCGCGAGAAGGTGGGCGCCATCCCCCGCTCGAAGGTGCAGGAGATCGCCCAGCTCAAGATGCGCGACCTTAACGCGATCGACCTCGACGCGGCGGTAAAGATGATCGAGGGGACGGCGCGTAGCATGGGGATTGAGATCGGCAGGGACGAGGAATAATGGTCAAGGCAGGCAAGAAATACGAGCAAGCGGCGTCGCTCGTCGACCGGCAGCGGCCGTACCCGCCGGACGAGGCGATCGACCTGGCGAAGAAGGCCGCGTACGCCAACTTCGACGAGACGGTCGAGCTTCACGTGCGCACCGGCCTTGACCCGCGCCACGCCGACCAGCAGCTCCGCGGCTCGGTGCTGCTGCCCCACGGCCTGGGCAGGACAGTGCGGGTAGCGGTGTTCGCGGAAGGGGAGCCGGCGAAAGCGGCCGAAGAGGCGGGCGCCGATTACGTCGGCGGCGACGACCTCATCAAGAAGGTCGAGGGAGGCTGGACGGACTTCGA
This region includes:
- the rpmG gene encoding 50S ribosomal protein L33; the encoded protein is MAKKEERIIINLACTECRERNYTTTKNRRNDPDRIELRKYCPRCRVHRLHREVR
- the nusG gene encoding transcription termination/antitermination protein NusG, which codes for MSEELADVSIEDRAWYVIHTYSGYENKVKTNLEHRIESMDARDLIFHVVVPTEEEIEIRDGQRRTVEKKVFPGYVLVQMIELREDDPKSSRAWFVVRNTPGVTGFVGSGSRPTPLDVDEVKKILRQMRAEEPRVKVGFTVGQSVRIIDGPFQDFAGQVDEINLEKGRVRVLVSFFGRETPVELDFLQVERL
- the rplK gene encoding 50S ribosomal protein L11, coding for MAKKIRAVIKLQIEAGKANPAPPVGPALGQHGVNIMAFCKDYNEKTSSQAGTIVPVEITVFEDRSFTYVLKTPPVSDLLKRALGIEKGSASQKREKVGAIPRSKVQEIAQLKMRDLNAIDLDAAVKMIEGTARSMGIEIGRDEE
- the ispF gene encoding 2-C-methyl-D-erythritol 2,4-cyclodiphosphate synthase produces the protein MRAGIGYDVHPFAKGRRLVLGGVEIGGEDGLSGHSDGDALLHAICDALLGAAALGDIGRHFPPGDPAYAGADSRELLRRVGELVAGAGYRIENVDATVIAERPRLQEHMPEMRRAIAGALAVDETQVNVKATTQEGMGAIGRGEGVAALAIALIERR
- the cysE gene encoding serine O-acetyltransferase is translated as MSVIKSIMRDIRAARERDPAAVSNLEVVLAYPGFHARQLHRLAHTLYNRRIPLLPRLISHLSRFLTGIEIHPGAKIGEGLFIDHGMGIVIGETAEIGDNCHLYQGVTLGGTSTRREKRHPTLGNNTVVGAGAEIIGAVVIGENARIGAGSVVVTNVPPNATVVGVPGHVVAYHDPGDDTIVRLPDPEWDRIDELEKKIQQFEARLAALEAATERRTTEEA
- the cysS gene encoding cysteine--tRNA ligase; the protein is MRLYNTLTRKQNDFQPADDTVKMYVCGPNLYAPCHVGHAMSYVIFDVLRRYLEYRGYKVRHVQNFTDIEDKIIARAESLGVTIDQLAERYTEQFFDDMDALNVQRAHVYPRATEEIPGMIEMIQGLIARGYAYEIDGDVYFRVTRDEDYGELSGRSLEDLQAGARIEVDERKEHPMDFALWKASKAGEPAWDSPWGPGRPGWHIECSVMSRKYLGETLDIHGGGQDLIFPHHENEKAQSESYAGKKPFVRFWVHNGLVRLSESEEKMTRSLGNLVPIADAVAEHGSDTLRLFILTSHYRNPLTYADEALNAARKGVERLRIAARTPSPDGAGDDIDAAPYRQRFIEAMDDDLNTAQALAALFALAREINRARDEGRPVAQAQATLLELAGVLGLRLEEEEGAIAAAPFIELLIEVRNDLREAQQWALADKIRSRLSDLGIALEDTREGTVWRRKK
- the ispD gene encoding 2-C-methyl-D-erythritol 4-phosphate cytidylyltransferase, whose protein sequence is MKTGMVGVGAIVLAAGRSRRMGGGDKLWASLAGRPLIAHTLSVFQHCPSVNRVVLVLASGREKLGHSLVKGGRYTKVASICTGGEERQDSVRAGLAALERCEWVVVHDGARPLVTRRLIEQGLAAARETGAATCAVPLNDAVKLVNDMGQVEKSLSRRRLWLIQTPQVFRYEVLLRAHREAGKLRADDDATLVEQIGVPVKVYMGSYQNLKVTTQEDLLLTQVLLRWHRA
- the secE gene encoding preprotein translocase subunit SecE, whose amino-acid sequence is MSRALRRHPMTTKSSKRPAPLKAPKPVRGGPPAAKKKGWRRFVPRWVEEIISELRKVTWPTRQETVNLTIVVVVVAVAIGFFLGGIDMLFNWVISNTLLR
- the tuf gene encoding elongation factor Tu — its product is MAKKKFERTKPHVNVGTIGHVDHGKTTLLSAITKALSLKGLAEYRDFWSIDNAPEERARGITIQVQHVEYETEKRHYAHIDCPGHADYIKNMITGAAQMDGAILVVAAPEGPMPQTREHVLLARQVEVPAMVVYLNKIDQMDDPELLDLVELELRELLTSYGYPGDDLPIIRGSALQAMESESKDPNAPEFQSIFQLLDAIDEHIPQPERPRDQPFLMPVEDVFGIKGRGTVVTGRIERGVVKVGEEVEIVGLGETRKTVVTGVEMFRKTLDFGEPGDNVGLLLRGIERDEVARGQVIAAPGSIKPHSHFEGRVYVLSKEEGGRHTPFFAGYRPQFYIRTTDVTGSVELPEGVEMVMPGDNVNMKVKLIEEVALEEGVRFAIREGGRTVGAGVLTKVLE